A single genomic interval of Oryzias latipes chromosome 3, ASM223467v1 harbors:
- the LOC101172052 gene encoding aerolysin-like protein, with amino-acid sequence MSFLAPVLIIGGNGGGSFSFTGESNGATLKKLWVWVGEWQVRGIKVWLTDGQVQEFGKPEGGFSQMEFQDGEQIKSLSLWGNGAGTRLGAIRIRTTASQEFFPKMTKWGLKKEYPIDVGSGICLGVLGNGDIDIDCLAFVFINTIQSTELINIYYPTLHQVIPQVATEEIKSVTYTNNTGVPQSYTVESSKTITKKSSWSVSNKMEKTFSFEVTAGIPEMVEVSTGFSFTVSTESSYGLENTDERKETFSFPVNVSPGKTVDVKVTIGRATVDLPYMAKAKITCSNGKTLKFNTSGIYKGVTYTNAKTIVTEK; translated from the coding sequence ATGTCGTTCCTGGCACCTGTCCTTATTATTGGTGGAAACGGCGGTGGTTCTTTTAGTTTTACCGGGGAAAGCAACGGGGCCACGCTAAAGAAGCTGTGGGTGTGGGTGGGAGAGTGGCAGGTGAGGGGCATCAAGGTTTGGCTGACTGATGGTCAGGTCCAGGAGTTTGGAAAGCCTGAAGGAGGATTTTCACAGATGGAATTTCAGGATGGCGAGCAGATTAAGTCGCTCTCGCTGTGGGGCAATGGTGCAGGAACTCGCCTAGGCGCCATCAGAATCAGGACAACAGCATCCCAAGAATTTTTCCCAAAGATGACCAAGTGGGGTCTGAAAAAAGAGTACCCCATTGATGTTGGGTCTGGAATTTGTCTGGGAGTTTTAGGAAATGGTGATATTGACATAGATTGTCTGGCTTTCGTTTTCATCAACACCATCCAGTCAACCGAGCTGATCAACATTTACTACCCCACCCTCCACCAGGTGATTCCTCAGGTGGCCACAGAGGAGATCAAGTCTGTCACTTACACCAATAACACCGGCGTGCCTCAGTCCTACACAGTTGAATCCAGTAAAACCATCACCAAGAAATCCTCCTGGTCCGTgtcaaacaaaatggaaaagacCTTCAGTTTTGAGGTCACGGCAGGGATACCAGAGATGGTCGAAGTGTCTACTGGCTTCAGCTTCACTGTCAGTACAGAAAGCTCCTACGGTCTAGAGAACACCGATGAGAGGAAGGAGACGTTCTCCTTCCCGGTCAATGTTTCTCCTGGGAAGACGGTGGATGTGAAAGTCACCATTGGCAGAGCCACTGTGGATCTCCCTTACATGGCAAAGGCGAAGATAACCTGCTCCAACGGGAAAACCCTCAAGTTCAACACCAGCGGGATCTACAAAGGCGTCACCTACACCAACGCTAAAACCATTGTGACAGAAAAGTGA
- the LOC101164027 gene encoding aerolysin-like protein — protein sequence MSYLAPVLVIGERGGGSFTFTGESNGATLKKLCVWVGVWQVRGIKVWLTDDQVQQFGKPEGGFSELEFQDGEQIKSLSLWGNNDGTRLGAIRIRTPASQEFFPKMTKWDLKQEKKEYPIPVGSGICLGVLGRCGHDIDSLGFAFINTIQSTELINIYYPTLHQVIPQVATEEIKSVTYTNNTGVAQSYTVESSKTITKKSSWSVSNKMEATFKFEVKAGIPEVVEATTGFSFTVSTESSYGLENTDERKETYTFPVNVPPGKTVDVKVTIGRATVDLPYMAKEKITCSNGKTLKFNTSGIYKGVTYTNAKTIVTEK from the coding sequence ATGTCTTACCTAGCACCTGTGCTTGTTATTGGGGAACGCGGCGGTGGTTCTTTTACTTTCACCGGGGAAAGCAACGGGGCCACGCTAAAGaagctgtgtgtgtgggtgggagTGTGGCAGGTGAGGGGCATCAAGGTTTGGCTGACCGATGATCAGGTCCAGCAGTTTGGAAAGCCTGAAGGAGGATTTTCAGAGTTGGAATTTCAGGATGGTGAGCAGATTAAGTCGCTCTCCCTGTGGGGCAATAATGATGGAACTCGCCTAGGCGCCATCAGGATCAGGACCCCAGCATCCCAGGAATTCTTCCCAAAGATGACCAAATGGGATctgaaacaagagaaaaaagagTACCCCATTCCTGTTGGGTCTGGAATTTGTTTGGGAGTTCTAGGAAGGTGTGGTCATGACATAGATAGTCTGGGGTTTGCATTCATCAACACCATCCAGTCAACCGAGCTGATCAACATTTACTACCCCACCCTCCACCAGGTGATCCCTCAGGTGGCCACAGAGGAGATCAAGTCTGTCACTTACACCAATAACACTGGCGTGGCTCAGTCCTACACAGTTGAATCCAGTAAAACCATCACCAAGAAATCCTCCTGGTCCGTGTCAAACAAAATGGAAGCGACCTTCAAATTTGAGGTCAAGGCAGGGATACCAGAGGTGGTCGAAGCGACTACTGGCTTCAGCTTCACTGTCAGTACAGAAAGCTCCTACGGTCTAGAGAACACTGATGAGAGGAAGGAGACGTACACCTTCCCGGTCAATGTTCCTCCTGGGAAGACGGTGGATGTGAAAGTCACCATTGGCAGAGCCACTGTGGATCTCCCTTACATGGCAAAGGAGAAGATAACCTGCTCCAACGGGAAAACCCTCAAGTTCAACACCAGCGGGATCTACAAAGGCGTCACCTACACCAACGCTAAAACCATTGTGACAGAAAAGTGA